A region of Terriglobales bacterium DNA encodes the following proteins:
- the cofH gene encoding 5-amino-6-(D-ribitylamino)uracil--L-tyrosine 4-hydroxyphenyl transferase CofH yields MVRALSSLELENFFVAEWQDMAPRMSCEVRSAIEKVEDALDGGVLTHEECLRLAQAEGDDLVGLLLAADRLRRALVGDTVTFVVNRNINFTNICFVGCKFCAFATGARQPDAYFLSLAEVEQKTLEAAERGATEVCIQGGLPRDLPAFYYRDILRAVKRAVPTMHAHAFSPMEMVYGVELTGMPLREYLWMLKASGLDTLPGTAAEILDDDVRHILSHNKLSVAQWREVITTAHRCGIRSTSTLMYGHLETPVHWVNQLLLLREIQAETGGFTEFVPLGFVHQNTLLFHQGLARPGPTLAEHLKIHALARLLLAGSIENIQVSWVKLDRAVAQLCLRAGANDYGGTLMEENISRLAGSTSGQYLAPEDFHERIRELGRVPAERNTVYTRFRHAGAEDGSWQEAPARRIA; encoded by the coding sequence ATGGTGCGAGCACTCAGCAGCCTCGAGCTGGAGAACTTCTTCGTTGCGGAATGGCAGGACATGGCGCCCCGCATGAGTTGCGAGGTGCGCTCCGCCATCGAAAAGGTAGAAGACGCGCTGGACGGTGGCGTTCTCACCCACGAGGAATGCCTGCGTCTCGCACAGGCCGAAGGCGATGATCTCGTCGGACTGCTGTTGGCCGCGGATCGCCTTCGTCGCGCTCTGGTCGGCGACACCGTAACTTTCGTTGTCAATCGCAACATCAACTTCACCAATATCTGCTTCGTGGGATGCAAGTTCTGCGCTTTCGCCACCGGAGCCCGCCAGCCGGACGCCTATTTCCTCTCGCTGGCCGAGGTCGAGCAAAAGACGCTTGAAGCTGCCGAGCGCGGCGCTACGGAAGTCTGCATCCAGGGCGGCCTGCCGCGCGACCTGCCTGCTTTCTATTACCGCGACATCCTGCGCGCCGTGAAGCGCGCCGTTCCCACCATGCACGCGCACGCCTTCTCGCCCATGGAGATGGTCTATGGCGTGGAGCTCACCGGCATGCCGCTTCGCGAGTATTTGTGGATGCTCAAGGCGAGCGGCCTGGACACGCTGCCTGGAACGGCGGCGGAGATCCTCGATGACGACGTACGACACATACTTTCCCACAACAAGCTCAGCGTGGCGCAGTGGCGCGAGGTGATCACGACGGCGCACCGGTGCGGCATCCGCTCCACGTCGACCTTGATGTACGGACATCTGGAAACTCCCGTCCACTGGGTGAACCAGTTGTTGCTGCTGCGAGAGATCCAGGCGGAGACCGGCGGCTTCACCGAGTTTGTGCCTCTCGGTTTCGTTCACCAGAACACGCTACTGTTTCACCAGGGCCTGGCGCGCCCGGGTCCCACCCTGGCCGAGCACCTGAAGATCCACGCCCTGGCCCGCCTGCTGCTCGCCGGCTCCATCGAGAACATCCAGGTGTCGTGGGTCAAGCTGGATCGCGCCGTGGCGCAACTGTGCCTGCGCGCCGGCGCCAACGACTACGGAGGCACCCTGATGGAAGAGAACATCTCGCGCCTGGCCGGCTCCACATCGGGCCAGTACCTGGCTCCGGAGGATTTCCACGAGCGCATCCGCGAGCTCGGCCGTGTTCCGGCGGAGCGCAACACCGTCTACACGCGCTTCCGCCATGCGGGAGCGGAGGACGGCTCCTGGCAGGAAGCGCCGGCACGGAGGATCGCGTGA